The window ATCCGTAATCAGCCAGCGGTTTTCAGCCGAATGAATCCCGTTCAACGGGTTGTAACTGGTCATCACGGCTCCCACACCGGCTTTTTGCACGGCATCCTTGAACACCGGAAAATACAATTCGCGCAACGTGCGCTCGTCGACCACCGAATTGGTAGCATGACGGCGGTACTCCTGATTGTTGGCGGCAAAGTGCTTGATGGTAGCGATGACTCCGTTCTGCTGCATTCCCTCGATATAGCCGCAGGCTATCGCCGAAGCCAGCACCGGATCCTCGCCGTAATACTCAAAGTTACGCCCGCAGAGCGCCGAACGGTAGATATTGACCCCCGGACCCAGCATGATGCCGATGCCCCGGGCCCGGGCATCCAGGGCCAGTCCACGCCCCATTTCCCGAGCCAGATCGGGATTCCAGGTCGACGCCAACGAGATTCCGCACGGATAAAAGGTACTCCTCGTCTTGTTCCGCACGCCCTGCGGCCCATCGGCCATCCGAATCGACGGAATACCCAATCGCGGGATCGCAGCCGTATGGAAACCATCGACCTGCCCCGATACGAGCGAAGCCTTCTCCTCCAGCGTCATCTTCGAAACGAGCGATTCGGCGCGTTCCCGACAGGTCTGGGCAGAAACCGGAGCCAAGGCCATCTGCAAGCCCCCCAGAAGCATCAAAAGCAGTCTCTTTTTCATGGATCTATCTACCATTTGTCAATTTTACTCCACCGTCACAGCAAGCCAGCTTTGCGGATCCTCCGGGTTCTCTCCCTGCAACTCCTCCCAGTATCGCGGATGTTTCTCCGCCGAACGGGCCTTGTACCAGAAAGCCGGATGAATTCGCAACACTTCGCCACGCGCCGGTTTCCGGTCCATCCAGGACCAGGGAATGCGGACCCGAGCTGCAAATCCCAAATCCTCGTCGGCATCGGCATTGATCGACCCCGCGACCGCGATCTCGTCCGTCGTTCCGAAACGGAGACCTTGCCACGAATTCCGATCCAGCCGGTAAAACGCATAATCCCCGGACGGATTCACCGCCAACTTATAGACGTCATCCCCTTTGGACAACAAAATTACGGAAGCATCCGAATTTTCGACACTGTATGCGGTCAATTTATCCGTAAACACCCACGTATCGAACACGAAAGCCTCATCCGTACAGCCGAAATCATAAAAGACCTTCATCGGAACCGTCCGGCCCAGATACCAGCAGTCGTTGTTCTCGACATCAAACATCTCCGGCCCTACCAGCGAATCACCCACCCGGGTGAGGCTCCGAGCCCGGTTGACGCGGCCGGTCATGAGATGGCTCTTGCCCCGAACGACGGAATCTTCGGTATATTTTTCCGTTCCGGTGATCAGGACCCGATCGTTGTCCAGACAGTCCACGGAACCCCAATATCCGTCAAAGCCCGTCGTGGCAAACCCGAAATTGTCGGCCCGGACATCCCCGACAAACAGCCAACTCGACTGTCGGCCCTGGTATAAACCATTGGAAAGCAACAAGGTCTCTCCGGACGGAAGACGGCTCAGATAGGGGCCATACCCGATCAGGTCCTTATTGGCCTGTTTCTTCTGCGGATAAGCCGGGCCGCCATGCCGCAACAGACGGGCCGTATCCAAATGCCAGTTCTCTTCGGCCGACGTACGGACAATCATCGGCGTCTGATCCACAACATACTTTCCGCTCCAGACCTCGATGCTCATGGCGATGCTCCCATCCTGCAGCAACACGGCCGTCGGCATGCCATCGTAGCCGAAGCGGTCATCCTTCGTATACGAAATGATCTCATTATCCCCGATGCCGCACTCGGATTTTCCCTGCCAGGTCTCCCCGCCATCGAACGATCGGATGACGACAGTTCGCGGACAGGAGAGTCCGTTGACCACATTCTGGCTGGAGGTGATGTACATCTGAATCTCACCGCTCGGAAGTTGAAGCATCGCCGGCTCCCAGCAACGGCCCCGGTAGACCGACCGGGCCTTCGACCAGCTCCGACCTCCGTCGGAGCTGGTCATGATCCCCACGCCGCAATTCTCATTCGTATGGGCAAGATCGTTGTATCCCTTTTTGTATCGCCACTGATAGGCCAATAGGATGCGTCCGTCGTTCAGTTCGATGAAGTCCGGATTAGCATAGACCATTAGGTCCTCCCCCACGGTGGAGGTTGTCGAATACTTTTCCAGCAGAAGCTGTGCGTCACTCCAACTCAGCCCGCCGTCTTCGCTCCGCGAGACATAAATGTCCCAACCGAAGTGGTCGTTCATGAAGCAGAGCAGCAGCGACCCGTCACTCAGTTGCTTGACACGGGGATAATAGAGGTTGGGCTCCGTAGCGTCGCGGCCCTGCACGCGCATCTCGGTAAGCTGACGATGCGTACTGTACTCAAGGCTGATTCTGGCGGCCACCTCCCCGTTCCTCTCCCGGGTGCATCCGGACAAAAACGACAGGCAAACAACCAGCCCGGCCATCCATGCTTTTCTTCCATTCATAAAGCGTTCTGTTTTCGGGTTCGGAGGGCTATTTTTCAAACTGCTTCATGAACTCGTTTGCCCAGAGGTGATCCGGCTTCAGGCGCTGCACTTCGGCAAAGAGACGTTTCGCCTTCCCCCTATGTCCGAGTCCCAGATGACCGAGTGCCTGGGTATAATAGGCCGCCGAGTTGATAATATCGACCGTCACGCCCGTAGTTCCTTCAGCTCCGTAGAAATTAACGTGCTGTGTGACAACGGCAGCCTCGCCATCGGCAACCAGCGCCGAGAAGATGGCCTCCGCCTCCGCTTTCCGGCCCAGACGCTCCAGCGCAAGGCCCGTCCAGTAGCGGAAATCCTTGCTTCCCTTCAGTTCATAATCCTGTTCGGCGGCTAGTTTCCAATACTTTTCCGCCTCGGCATCCTGGCCAAGCGCGGCGTAAGCCTCTCCGAGACAATAGTTGATCTGCGCATCGTGCGTGGCCCGCTCGTCCACGAGGAACACCTGATGATTCTCCGGATAGGTAAACGCCTTCTTGTAAAGCGTCACGGCCTGTTCGACCTTACCTTCCGCTATCTTCTCCTCGCCGGCCAGGATCAACGCATCCACAAAGTTGTCATGGAAGTTGGCCACCCCTTCCCGCGTCGGGAAATAGCACCGGTCCAGAAGATCCAGCACATAGTCGTAATCCCCGACATAGGTACCCGTTATGACCTCCTGCGCCAAAGGATAATAGCGTTTCTCGGCTGTTGCATGGTGGCTCTTGAGCAGATCATAGCGTTCCTGAACGGGAGTCCCCAGGGCTTCCAGCACCTGATCGCACTCCTCCAGGTAAAGCGCCGCATCGGGATTCAACTCGATGGCTTTCCGATAACAGTCGGCCGACTTGGCGTAATCTTTCGTATGCAGCCAATGGGCCCAGCCGAGGTTCCGCCAGGCGAGATCGTTGTCCGGCTGTATCGCCACACACTTTTCCCACTCCCGGATGGCATTGTCGGGCTGAATGTTGTAATACAGATTGCCGAGGTAATAATAGGGCAGCGAAGAGTCCGAGCAAACCGACTTAGCCTTCTCCAGAACGGGGACCGTCTCAAGCCGGAACGGCGCGCAGTAACCGACCGGCAGCGACAAGGCCTCGCCAAAATAGCGATCCTCACCGGTCAGATAGCCCAGATACATCTTCACGGTCGGATACGGCACGCGGGCATCGATCTCCTTCAACAGATTGACGGCCGTATCTGTGAATCCATTGTGCCAATACTGAATGGCCAGTTCGAGGTAGGATTCCGGCTGTTCGCGCATAAAGCGCCGGAAGTCGTCGTGCGAAGCGGTTTCATGCAGCGCATAGGCATTGATCGGATCGTCGGCAAGCACGCGGTCGAAACATTGCCGCGCCTCCGCATCCCGGCCCAGGCTCTTCAGGACCGAACCTTTCAGATTCAGCGCCGTATAGTTACGGCCATTGTAGGCGATTGCCTCATCGAGCCGCTCCAGAGCCATGCCCCAGCGCTTCTCCTCCGAATACATCCGGGCCAGTTGCGTATTGGCCGCCGAATTATACGTATAATTCCAAGTCGCCCGATACAATGTATCGTAGGCAGCCTCGCGCTTGCCCTGTATCTGAAGAATCAGTCCCAGATTATACAGCGCCTCGACATCCTTCGGGCGGGTATAATCCTTCGTCAGACGCCGAATCGCCGTCCGAAGATACTTCGCAGCCTTGTCGTATTCGCCCCTCATCCGATAGTAGGAGCCCAGCACGGTATTGGTCCGGCTGTCCGAGGGATCCCGGCGGAGCACCTCCTCAAAATAATCAACCGGATTGACGAACGGGTTGTGGAACTGCAGGTTCCGAAGCCCCACGAGAAAACACTCCTCCGTGTTTTCGATCTGATGAGGCAGCAACGGCGGCTCAACGATCTCGGGCAGCGGAGAGTTCGCATCCTTGCGGACCGGCGTATAGGAGAGCATCCAGTTTCCATTCTCGTCCTTCAGGACCAATGTCAGTTCGTGATCTGCCACCCCGCTTGCCACGGCAACCGTATCAACCATCGGTTCGGCAGGAGACATTGCACCGCTGCGGGTGTAAAGAACTTCATCCCCATGGCGCAGTTCAAGGGTCAGTTTCGCATATTTTTCCGTAGCATTGGCCCCCACCAGAACCCGGTCCGACGACAGGCGGTCCAGGTTCAACGCAGCGTGGCGGCTACCGGCCTTCACGCCACCCATGTCCCGGATACCATACCAGTAATGGGTGAATTCCTTGCTCTCGTAGGGGAAACTCCAATTGTAATCAGGCTGGTTGTCGGAGTAGGCCCCCACCATCAACTCGCAATAATGGCCCGACGTATCAGTAAGAATCCGGGTGTCCCACTCGGAATTGGGGCCCCACAGCCAGAACTTGCCACCCTTGATGATGTTGTGATTGCCGACTAGCATCGTGCCAGCATGACGGCCGTGGTCATATCCGGCCACAAAATCCTCCTTCTGGTCATGGATGAACATCGAGTTGCTCATGTAATGGTTTTTCCACCAGCTTGCATCCACACCATTCTTGTAGAAGTCCATATCGTTGAAGGGTTCATGCGTAACGGGCCAGTGTGCAAACCAGTTTTTACAATGGAACGTCACGAACTCCGTGCTCTGCGGAAAACAAATCTGGTAATTCTCGTCGACCAGCGTCGATACATTCGACCAATAAAGCATCGAATTGTTATTCTGAGTGGAATTGATCAAACGTCCACTGATCTCCATATAGGATTTCCCCGGACGGAGCGTGATTCCGATCGCCCACTGCATCCGATGGCGATACTCAGTCTCGCCAAGCCAGATCGTCTTCGAGCCGTCGCGATTATCGACAATCCGCCAGTCACACGGAATATGGCTGGTCTGGCGGTGATGGTGGAAGGCATTCCACTCTACGCCACCACTGATCCACGCTCCGGTCATTCCCACATTGGCCGGCTTGACCACGCTGTTCCGGTAAAAGATGTCGTAACCGTTGGTCTTGTCGACGGCATACAACAACCGGCCTCCGATCTCCGGGAGTACGCACAACTTCACATACTCGTTCTCCATATAGAGACAATCGTAGGTCACATCCTTCTTCTTACGGGTCATATTGTCATTGAGCGGATAGGGATAGACACTTCTTTTGGCGCGCTGGTAGGACCAGTCCCGTTCAAAGATCGGGGCCTTTTCCGCCGGATCCAGGAGATAGGTCGGAAGCGTAATCGCACCCTCATAGGCTCGGACATCCTGAGCCGCACCCACACGAACCAAGGCTACGGTTACGGCCAGAGTCAATAAGAATCGTTTCATTGTTTTGTCTGTTATGGTTTATTGGTTTTCCTTTCTCTGATTAATTTTCCCACTCCCAGACCTGATCCTGCACCTGCAGGTCTTCGGTCATTCCCGACTCCGGGCCATCCGGTCCCGGAGCGACACTCCACAGGAACGCATTCACTCCGGAGCCTTCACAATAGAAGTAGAAGGGAGACTGATAAATCTTGCCGTCGTTGTAGGGGAGTTCCCTCTTGACGACCCTATTGCTTTGGGTATCGGCCTGCAGGCTGCCATCCGCACAGATCAACCGGACCTTCAGCAACCCGCGATGAATCGGATGCTCAAGCGCGAACGAATAGGAGACAACACAACCATACGGGCGTATTGCAAAGGAGGCCTCGCAGCGGGTTCCGTCCCAAGCCTCGATCTCCGAAACCTTTCGTTTCCATTCGCCGCCATCAAACCACTCCACGGTCCAGAAGACCGGTTGCTGACGCCCATAGAACGGAGCTTCGAAGGAGACCACACTCCCGGCATCGAGCGCTCCGACGGGGAATACGAACTCGAAATAATCCCCGGTCCAGATTCCCTTCACGCCGATCGAGCCAATGTCGCCCGTATTGATCAGTTCACGTCTCTGATAGAGCGTTGCACTGGGTGCCGAAACCTGATTCCACGTCGCATAGACCTGTTTCTGGGCAAAGCAATGCCAGATTCCCTGATTGTTCCACTCCGGCTGGTCGTCGCTGTAATTATAATAGCCGATACGGGCGGACGGATTCCGGCCCAGGGGGAAGCTAACCGGGAATTCACAGGGTAGGAACGGATCGGCTGACGGAACATAAGCCGACAGCGTCTCTCCCGCCCTCACGGAGAGTCCGGCATCAGCCGTCCCGGAGAGGATCGTGGAGGAGAGCGACTCACCCTCCGTCGTGCGGAAGCCGACCGGGATGCCGCCCGACGGGACGGTGAAGGGTTCGACGGCAACAGGCACAATCTGCGCCTGGTCGAGCGTCAGTCCTTCGCCGAAATCCATCATTACGCCGAGGAGCGACAATTCGGCCAACGTGACGCTCTTTTCAGCCACCAGATCGGCCGGAATCTCCAGTGCGAGAATCGAACACAGCGGGCGTTCCGAGACGGGAATCATCACCGTTTCGATCACCTGCTCCATGAACGTCTCCCCATAGACGGCCCGAACCGGGTTCTGGCCGTAGGTTTGGTTCTGCGAGACGCGAATCTCCTCGAATCCCGTTTCGGAATAGGGGCTGAACACCGTATAATGCAACCCGGCGTCGCCGTAACTGGCACAGATGCGGTCGGCATCGCTCTTCGGCACCAGCGACACCCCGTCGGCCGAGACCTTTGCGACGTACTTCGCCACACGGCCTTCGGTCAGCGAGACCGTACCTCCGTTGCGTCGGCACGTTGCCGTCACACCCATCTCCATGCCCTCCGTGACGGCACCCGCCGCATCGGACAGCACGAAACCGATCTGTTGCGGGAGATAGATCTCCCGGACCTCCCCCTCCTTGGAACATGATGCCAATGCCAGCACCATGAACAGACTTGCAAATATCCTTTTCATATCAATACAAACTCATATCGGTAAGTGTCAGCGGATGATCCGCGGCCGCATGGGCTGCATGGCGGCAGATCTCGACATTTTCGTCCGTCACCGGGATGGAATGCGCCGTGGAATGCTCCAGCTTCACATCGTATCGGTAGGTATTGCCCGAGAGATCGAGTCTAAGGCACGGCTCGAAGAGCGTATAGAAGATGGTGCAGGCTGCCGCATAACGGCTGACCCCGTAGTCGAGGTGGAAACCATCCCGGGAGAGATCCTGAACCGGATCATCGTTCAGACTCGATGTCCGCAGATTCTGGATGCAGGTTCCCGTGGCGATCACATCGTCGATGCAGGTACCATCCAGCACCTGCTGCGCAAAGTCCGTGATAGTCTCATACATCTTCATCTGATCCGAATCGAAATAGGTAGCCACTAAATCAGACTGTGCCGCAAAGGTCTGCGTCAACATGAACAATACGGTGGGACGCTTCTCCGGATGCGCTGCAAAGACCCGATCGATCAACGAATTGATATGTCCCTTCTCCTCCTCGGTCCAAGACCAGCAGCAACTGTTGCCCGTGTACTCCATGAAGGTCACGACATCCCAATCCTCGGCTTCGACGGCATATTTTAGGTTCGTGTCATACTCCTCGTCGCCGTCCCAGTCCTTTTCGCCCGGGCGCCAAGTCCGATACGAGCAGAAACGATCAGCCTCGTAGTTATCATCGTATTGCGGCAGCGTACAGCCTCCGTGATAGACCCGCCCTATGAGGACGCGCTGCGTTCCGTCGGCCGTGAGGATTCCCGGCAGGTGCGCTGTGGCATCCACATTGAAACTGTTGCCGACGAAGAGCACCTTGAGCAATCCCCGGTCCTTGGGCAGCGGCGGGTTGAACCGTTCGCGGATCTCGCTCGCCACCGGAACAACGCTGCTCCCCGCATAGTAATAAACATATTTGCCGCAATCCATGACGCATCGTCCGGTCGACACGATGTCGGTCTCACGACCGGCCACAATCAAGAAGCCGTCGGCGGAAACGGCAAGCGTCGGAGCCTCATACCAGGTATCGCGTACGTTCAGTTCGATATCGAGCTCCTCTGCCGCAGCGGTTCCCGCGGCGTAATGCACCAGCCGGCCCTCTGGAGACAAGGCCAGATAAGGGGTTCCGGCAGGCAAGGTGATCGAGGCGTTGCTTTGCAGAACAACCTCCAGACCCGCATCCGTACAGGTGAGTGCACGACAATAATCCATCTCCTCCGAAGCCTTTTCGAAGAAAGTCAGGTATTTTGCCGATTCCCCGGCAGAGACATTCTCCGTTGCCGCCCAGTCGGTTATTTCGACCAAGGTATCCTCTTTGCTGCAGCCCGGCGACAGAAGGATCACCAGTTGCGCCAGCAGGCTCAGCACCATCCAGTTACAGCATCTATTCTTCATACCACACAATATTTGAAGTGGTCGGTTGTACATTCGAAGCGGGATCGGCCAGGAATCCCGAGAAATTGTCGGCCCCGACACCCGCCGACACTCCATCTTCAGAGATCTCGCCCGCCACCTGCGTATCGGATGCGGTTGCAGCGGTCACGACATTGCCGAACAGAAGCCCGGTCAGAAGGGATTTGCCCGAAGGAGTCCAGGCCTCGATCCGGCTCTGAATGAGGCAGTCGCCGGCAAGTGTTACATCCCGGCGGGCAAAGCCCACGGCACCACCCGCAGCCCCGATGTAGTAAGTTGCATCTACGGAACGGACATCGCCGGAAGAGGTAGAGCCCGTGATCTCGGTTCCGGTTGCCAGACCAACAAGACCGCCCAGCGCCGTCGTATTCACGGCCGTAATCCATCCGCCAACAACGGCACCCTTGTTGTGACAGGAGACGATGCGCTGGAGCTGGTCGCCAACTCCGATGGCTGCACCCACGATACCTCCGGCAGCATCGAGCCGGGCCCCCGAAGAGTTCGGCATGATGCCTCCGCTGTGTCGGCACGAAACCTGAACGGTGCCTTCGTTCACACAATTCTCATAGCGCGTATCAAAACCGTTGACCTCGACATCGAGTGCCCTGCTGTCACCCGCCGCCGTGGTAAACCACGCCGCACTGCGGCCGAGAATACCACCCACCGTCGCCGAGCCATTGTTGGAGGCCGCTTTGTCCGCGTCGTCGGTCCGGATGACGTCCCCGTAGTTCTCGCAGCCCGTGAAGCGGACTCCGTTCATGTAGACGATGCCGCAGATTCCGCCGAATCCCGACCGGATCGGTGCGGCTCCGGCACACTGGATCGTCAAGTTGCCATGATTCTCGCAATCGACAAAGTTGCCCGCACGACACGTCTCATCGACATCGAGCTGCGTTGCCGTTGCGGTTCCGAGCACCGTATGGCCGATCGCCGCCAGGCCCCCGCCATAGAATCCGCTGGAGGCCGAAGCCGTCTGCGTGACGGTCACATTGCCATAGTTGATACACCGCTCCAGAGTCCCGCCATTCTGAGCGACAAGCGTCCCGAAGATCAGAGAGCCGGATACGGTCACCTCCGTATCGGCGGAGTTGGTGCAATCCCGGATCACGCCCAGGTTGACTTTGGCGATAACGGCGTTGCCTGCCGAGGCCGGATTGGCCATAGTGGTGAACGCCCCGTCGAAATTCAGATTCCGGACGACCCCCTTTTCACCAACCGTCGCAAAGAGAGGCCACACGTTCGCCCCGGCCGTCATCGTCTTGCCATTTCCCTCAAACGTCCCTTCGAACGTTCCGTTGGCATAGGCGAAATACTCCGGAACAGTAAGATCCGCCATCAGATTGACGGTCTGACCTTCAAAAGTTTCTCCCGCAGCGATCTTCTCGGCAAAGAGCTCCCAATCCGAGACACTGAAGATATCGTTCGATGAGGTGCCACCCTCCGGCTCGAAGGCGAAGCTCATGTCATAAATCCGACCGGCCGTTGCCGTAAAGGCGTTGACGCTCTTGCGGACCTGATAGTCCCCCGATACGTCTTTGACCTGCACCGTCAGACCGGCGGCATATTCCCCTGCCGGGATAGCGATCACCATCCGGGATCCCAGCGGAGCGCCCTGTGTCCCGCAGCGCAACTCGACCTGAGACGCGGCACTCTCCTGCGGCGTCAACGTCCAGAGATCAGAGCCATACGTTGCCTGAAAGGCTCCGCACAGGGCCGACCCGTCGTTGGCAGACAGTACCACCGCAGCGATAGGTTCCGGATCCGAGGCTTCGGAGAGCGTCACCCGCAAATAGGCCATGGCGTGCCGGAACCGGAGCGAAGCCCCGTCGGCAGCCTGGGCGAGCATGACGGCAGCCGCAGGATCGAACTGATCGGATTCGCTCCAGGTCTGAACGTTCGGCAGAAGGAGCGTCAATGCGCCGGATTCGTACTTCGAAACAACCGACGCAGGATATGCCGCATACAAGGCCGACTCAAACCCCTTCAGGAAGGTAAATTCCGCCGAGCGGCGGTCCTCCTGGATGGAGATTGACTCGGAAGCAATTCCATTGACAGAGATGCAGTCCGTCTCGTTCCAGAAGACGGCATAACTCGTTTCGTCCTCATTCGGGGACATCGAGGTTCGGGTGTCCGCAGCGCCCTCCTCAAGCGACGCCCGGATAACAAATCCGCGAGTTCCGCCACCGTCGTCCATCGCCTCCTGCTTCTGGCACGAAACGCCCGAAGCAAGCAGGAGAATCACCGACAGAGACTTCATTATCAATCTGTTCATATTCATTTTTTCCATTATTTTTCATTGCGAATCGAGTAGGGTTCGGGCATGGGCCGCCCTGAGGGGGTGCCGATTGGCTTGATCGGCACCCCCTCCGCACGGGATCAGGCTCCTGGTCGGCTCTTTTTTCTATACCTGAACTTCTGTTAAGATTCCGAACGACGGAACATCATTCGGCAACGCCCGTCATACGCCGGATGAAGGCCACCTCCTCCTCGTTCCACGGCGTACCGTCGGCATGGAGGATGTCATGGAACCACACCTCAGGCTCTTCAGCCCAGGGGATCGACCGGCCTTTCTCATCGACCTTGTTCCACGGATAATGGAAGTTGCATTTCCCGGCCGTCAATCCGAAATTGATCGCCCCGACATTGTATTTCTTAAAGATAGGCATCGCCTCCTCGAAGGTCGAGATCGGACGTCGCATGTATTCCGTGCAGACCATCGGTCGGCCATAGGGAAGCAGAGTCTTGATGAACTTTTCGAGAACGGTTCCGCTCGCATAGCAATGGAAGCTGATCACGTCGCTGTTTTCCAGAGCAAAAGTCACCTCTGGAAGGCTCGTTCCAGGAACGCCGACCTCACGCCACAGCGGAGCCGTCAACGGCTGGGAGGGGTTGCAGGAGCGCGCCCACTCGAAGGTAGCCTTCATCAACGGCACGGAATTGGTCACACCCCGGCGATGGTTTTCGGGCTCATTGTACAGACACCACAAGAGGATTCGCTCATCGTCGGCATAGCTGCCGATCAGATCCTTGACCATGGCTTCGAGTTCTCCCCAACGGGTCGGATCATTCACATAGTCGGCGCCGGGGGTCATCACCCATTGCGAGTTGTGGTTCCCGCGTACGGCATCGGGTTGTTTGCCCAGATGCGGATCGATACATTTTCCCCCGTTCGTCCAGAAGGTCGGCAGCGCCCGGATCTCGTGCTTGTCGCACAGCTCCAGGAACTGAGAGAAACGCTCCTTGAATCCCGCAGGATCCGCCGTGTAGACGAGATTGGAGAAGAAGATCCGCACCGTATTGAATCCCAACCCCTCCGCAAACCCCAGTTCACGGTCGATCGTCTCGGGATCAAAGGTCTCGGCCTGCCACATTTCGATCTGGTTGATGGCCGTCGAGGGCACATAAT of the Alistipes senegalensis JC50 genome contains:
- a CDS encoding DUF5107 domain-containing protein, producing the protein MKRFLLTLAVTVALVRVGAAQDVRAYEGAITLPTYLLDPAEKAPIFERDWSYQRAKRSVYPYPLNDNMTRKKKDVTYDCLYMENEYVKLCVLPEIGGRLLYAVDKTNGYDIFYRNSVVKPANVGMTGAWISGGVEWNAFHHHRQTSHIPCDWRIVDNRDGSKTIWLGETEYRHRMQWAIGITLRPGKSYMEISGRLINSTQNNNSMLYWSNVSTLVDENYQICFPQSTEFVTFHCKNWFAHWPVTHEPFNDMDFYKNGVDASWWKNHYMSNSMFIHDQKEDFVAGYDHGRHAGTMLVGNHNIIKGGKFWLWGPNSEWDTRILTDTSGHYCELMVGAYSDNQPDYNWSFPYESKEFTHYWYGIRDMGGVKAGSRHAALNLDRLSSDRVLVGANATEKYAKLTLELRHGDEVLYTRSGAMSPAEPMVDTVAVASGVADHELTLVLKDENGNWMLSYTPVRKDANSPLPEIVEPPLLPHQIENTEECFLVGLRNLQFHNPFVNPVDYFEEVLRRDPSDSRTNTVLGSYYRMRGEYDKAAKYLRTAIRRLTKDYTRPKDVEALYNLGLILQIQGKREAAYDTLYRATWNYTYNSAANTQLARMYSEEKRWGMALERLDEAIAYNGRNYTALNLKGSVLKSLGRDAEARQCFDRVLADDPINAYALHETASHDDFRRFMREQPESYLELAIQYWHNGFTDTAVNLLKEIDARVPYPTVKMYLGYLTGEDRYFGEALSLPVGYCAPFRLETVPVLEKAKSVCSDSSLPYYYLGNLYYNIQPDNAIREWEKCVAIQPDNDLAWRNLGWAHWLHTKDYAKSADCYRKAIELNPDAALYLEECDQVLEALGTPVQERYDLLKSHHATAEKRYYPLAQEVITGTYVGDYDYVLDLLDRCYFPTREGVANFHDNFVDALILAGEEKIAEGKVEQAVTLYKKAFTYPENHQVFLVDERATHDAQINYCLGEAYAALGQDAEAEKYWKLAAEQDYELKGSKDFRYWTGLALERLGRKAEAEAIFSALVADGEAAVVTQHVNFYGAEGTTGVTVDIINSAAYYTQALGHLGLGHRGKAKRLFAEVQRLKPDHLWANEFMKQFEK
- a CDS encoding sialidase family protein → MNGRKAWMAGLVVCLSFLSGCTRERNGEVAARISLEYSTHRQLTEMRVQGRDATEPNLYYPRVKQLSDGSLLLCFMNDHFGWDIYVSRSEDGGLSWSDAQLLLEKYSTTSTVGEDLMVYANPDFIELNDGRILLAYQWRYKKGYNDLAHTNENCGVGIMTSSDGGRSWSKARSVYRGRCWEPAMLQLPSGEIQMYITSSQNVVNGLSCPRTVVIRSFDGGETWQGKSECGIGDNEIISYTKDDRFGYDGMPTAVLLQDGSIAMSIEVWSGKYVVDQTPMIVRTSAEENWHLDTARLLRHGGPAYPQKKQANKDLIGYGPYLSRLPSGETLLLSNGLYQGRQSSWLFVGDVRADNFGFATTGFDGYWGSVDCLDNDRVLITGTEKYTEDSVVRGKSHLMTGRVNRARSLTRVGDSLVGPEMFDVENNDCWYLGRTVPMKVFYDFGCTDEAFVFDTWVFTDKLTAYSVENSDASVILLSKGDDVYKLAVNPSGDYAFYRLDRNSWQGLRFGTTDEIAVAGSINADADEDLGFAARVRIPWSWMDRKPARGEVLRIHPAFWYKARSAEKHPRYWEELQGENPEDPQSWLAVTVE
- a CDS encoding DUF4886 domain-containing protein, producing the protein MKNRCCNWMVLSLLAQLVILLSPGCSKEDTLVEITDWAATENVSAGESAKYLTFFEKASEEMDYCRALTCTDAGLEVVLQSNASITLPAGTPYLALSPEGRLVHYAAGTAAAEELDIELNVRDTWYEAPTLAVSADGFLIVAGRETDIVSTGRCVMDCGKYVYYYAGSSVVPVASEIRERFNPPLPKDRGLLKVLFVGNSFNVDATAHLPGILTADGTQRVLIGRVYHGGCTLPQYDDNYEADRFCSYRTWRPGEKDWDGDEEYDTNLKYAVEAEDWDVVTFMEYTGNSCCWSWTEEEKGHINSLIDRVFAAHPEKRPTVLFMLTQTFAAQSDLVATYFDSDQMKMYETITDFAQQVLDGTCIDDVIATGTCIQNLRTSSLNDDPVQDLSRDGFHLDYGVSRYAAACTIFYTLFEPCLRLDLSGNTYRYDVKLEHSTAHSIPVTDENVEICRHAAHAAADHPLTLTDMSLY
- a CDS encoding GLUG motif-containing protein — protein: MEKMNMNRLIMKSLSVILLLASGVSCQKQEAMDDGGGTRGFVIRASLEEGAADTRTSMSPNEDETSYAVFWNETDCISVNGIASESISIQEDRRSAEFTFLKGFESALYAAYPASVVSKYESGALTLLLPNVQTWSESDQFDPAAAVMLAQAADGASLRFRHAMAYLRVTLSEASDPEPIAAVVLSANDGSALCGAFQATYGSDLWTLTPQESAASQVELRCGTQGAPLGSRMVIAIPAGEYAAGLTVQVKDVSGDYQVRKSVNAFTATAGRIYDMSFAFEPEGGTSSNDIFSVSDWELFAEKIAAGETFEGQTVNLMADLTVPEYFAYANGTFEGTFEGNGKTMTAGANVWPLFATVGEKGVVRNLNFDGAFTTMANPASAGNAVIAKVNLGVIRDCTNSADTEVTVSGSLIFGTLVAQNGGTLERCINYGNVTVTQTASASSGFYGGGLAAIGHTVLGTATATQLDVDETCRAGNFVDCENHGNLTIQCAGAAPIRSGFGGICGIVYMNGVRFTGCENYGDVIRTDDADKAASNNGSATVGGILGRSAAWFTTAAGDSRALDVEVNGFDTRYENCVNEGTVQVSCRHSGGIMPNSSGARLDAAGGIVGAAIGVGDQLQRIVSCHNKGAVVGGWITAVNTTALGGLVGLATGTEITGSTSSGDVRSVDATYYIGAAGGAVGFARRDVTLAGDCLIQSRIEAWTPSGKSLLTGLLFGNVVTAATASDTQVAGEISEDGVSAGVGADNFSGFLADPASNVQPTTSNIVWYEE